A genomic stretch from Kribbella amoyensis includes:
- a CDS encoding FtsB family cell division protein → MSPRRESGARPGSRPSSRSQSRPPARRDGTQPKRRTAGQQPPRPPRTRGSRNLTGRAAVVLLVLGALIVSYAQSLRVWFDQHQQITALQQEIRDREKRVDQLNDEIARWDDDAYVRAQARQRLGWVMPGEVGYRVIGADGKPIGAPPDPVVPSDAQADEQQPTWYTKLWGSVEGAGKPVTPAQQTPAKPTPKPILTPSPKATR, encoded by the coding sequence ATGTCGCCCCGCCGGGAGTCCGGTGCGCGTCCTGGTTCGCGGCCGTCGAGCCGCAGCCAGTCGCGCCCACCGGCCCGGCGGGACGGCACTCAGCCGAAGCGGCGGACCGCGGGCCAGCAGCCGCCGCGGCCGCCCCGAACCAGGGGATCGCGCAACCTGACCGGCCGGGCCGCCGTGGTCCTGTTGGTCCTCGGCGCGTTGATCGTGTCGTACGCGCAGAGCCTGCGGGTCTGGTTCGACCAGCACCAGCAGATCACCGCGCTGCAGCAGGAGATCCGGGACCGAGAGAAGCGGGTCGACCAGCTGAACGACGAGATCGCCCGCTGGGACGACGACGCGTACGTCCGGGCCCAGGCCCGGCAACGGCTCGGCTGGGTGATGCCGGGCGAGGTCGGGTACCGGGTGATCGGTGCCGACGGCAAGCCGATCGGCGCCCCGCCGGACCCGGTGGTCCCGTCGGACGCCCAGGCGGACGAGCAGCAGCCGACCTGGTACACGAAGCTGTGGGGTAGCGTCGAGGGCGCCGGGAAGCCGGTCACCCCGGCGCAGCAGACGCCGGCCAAGCCGACCCCGAAGCCCATCCTGACCCCCTCGCCGAAGGCCACCCGTTGA
- the eno gene encoding phosphopyruvate hydratase, which yields MATIEAVGAREILDSRGNPTVEVEVLLDDDTVARAAVPSGASTGQFEAVELRDGDKGRYGGKGVQKAVTAILEDIDKEIVGYDVHEQRLIDQALLDLDGTPNKAKLGANAILGVSLAVAKAAADSSGLPLFRYVGGPNAHVLPVPMMNILNGGAHADSNVDVQEFMIAPIGAATYAEALMQGAGVYHALKAVLKERGLSTGLGDEGGFAPNLPSNRDALDLIAVAVEKAGLQLGKDIALAMDVAASEFHTDGVYAFEGGKKSADEMIAYYADLVASYPIVSIEDPLNEEDWDGWKAITAELGAKTQLVGDDLFVTNVERLQRGITEQSANSLLVKVNQIGSLTETLDAVDLAHRNGFTCMMSHRSGETEDTTIADLAVATNCGQIKSGAPARSDRTAKYNQLLRIEEELDDAARYAGRSAFPRFQG from the coding sequence GTGGCCACCATCGAGGCCGTCGGCGCCCGCGAGATCCTCGACTCGCGCGGGAACCCCACTGTCGAGGTCGAGGTCCTGCTCGACGACGACACCGTCGCCCGGGCGGCCGTACCGTCGGGCGCGTCCACCGGGCAGTTCGAGGCCGTCGAGCTGCGCGACGGTGACAAGGGCCGCTACGGCGGCAAGGGCGTGCAGAAGGCCGTCACCGCGATCCTCGAGGACATCGACAAGGAGATCGTCGGTTACGACGTCCACGAGCAGCGGCTGATCGACCAGGCCCTGCTCGACCTGGACGGCACCCCGAACAAGGCCAAGCTGGGCGCGAACGCCATCCTCGGCGTCAGCCTCGCCGTCGCCAAGGCGGCCGCGGACAGCTCCGGCCTGCCGCTGTTCCGCTACGTCGGCGGCCCGAACGCGCACGTCCTGCCGGTGCCGATGATGAACATCCTCAACGGCGGCGCGCACGCGGACAGCAACGTCGACGTGCAGGAGTTCATGATCGCCCCGATCGGCGCGGCGACCTACGCCGAGGCGCTGATGCAGGGTGCCGGCGTCTACCACGCGCTGAAGGCGGTGCTGAAGGAGCGCGGGCTGTCCACCGGCCTGGGCGACGAGGGCGGCTTCGCGCCGAACCTGCCGAGCAACCGGGACGCGCTCGACCTGATCGCGGTCGCGGTGGAGAAGGCCGGCCTGCAGCTGGGCAAGGACATCGCGCTGGCGATGGACGTCGCGGCGAGCGAGTTCCACACCGACGGCGTGTACGCCTTCGAGGGCGGCAAGAAGTCGGCCGACGAGATGATCGCCTACTACGCCGACCTGGTCGCGTCGTACCCGATCGTGTCGATCGAGGACCCGCTGAACGAGGAGGACTGGGACGGCTGGAAGGCCATCACCGCCGAGCTCGGCGCCAAGACCCAGCTGGTCGGCGACGACCTGTTCGTCACCAACGTCGAGCGGCTGCAGCGCGGCATCACCGAGCAGTCGGCCAACTCGCTGCTGGTCAAGGTGAACCAGATCGGCTCGCTGACCGAGACCCTGGACGCGGTCGACCTGGCCCACCGCAACGGCTTCACCTGCATGATGAGCCACCGCTCCGGCGAGACCGAGGACACCACCATCGCCGACCTGGCCGTCGCGACGAACTGCGGCCAGATCAAGTCCGGTGCCCCGGCCCGCTCGGACCGCACCGCGAAGTACAACCAGCTGCTCCGGATCGAGGAGGAGCTGGACGACGCGGCCCGGTACGCCGGCCGCTCGGCCTTCCCCCGGTTCCAGGGCTGA
- a CDS encoding RNA 2'-phosphotransferase, whose product MKDVVRDSKRLSWLLRHGAGERGLAMSADGWAAIEDVRAVLRMDRTALDRAVEHNDKNRLQVDGPRIRACQGHSLDGMPVTREALENSWRKADPPGPLWHGTTEAAVPGIRDHGLLPGRRTHVRLAPERDSKVGKRSRVAVLLRIDPADLAVFEAPNGVLLTRQVPPDAIVWGDAVHPGRWSGR is encoded by the coding sequence GTGAAGGACGTGGTCCGGGACAGCAAGCGATTGTCGTGGTTGCTCCGGCACGGCGCCGGCGAACGCGGCCTGGCCATGTCGGCGGACGGCTGGGCCGCGATCGAAGACGTCCGCGCCGTCCTGCGGATGGACCGTACCGCCCTGGATCGCGCGGTCGAGCACAACGACAAGAACCGCCTCCAGGTCGACGGCCCGCGGATCCGCGCCTGTCAGGGGCACTCGCTGGACGGCATGCCGGTGACGCGTGAAGCCTTGGAGAACAGCTGGCGAAAGGCGGATCCACCTGGCCCGCTGTGGCACGGCACCACCGAGGCGGCCGTGCCCGGGATCCGCGACCACGGGCTGCTGCCGGGGCGGCGTACGCACGTCCGTCTCGCGCCGGAGCGGGACAGCAAGGTGGGCAAGCGGTCCCGGGTCGCGGTGTTGCTGCGCATCGACCCGGCCGATCTGGCCGTCTTCGAGGCCCCCAACGGTGTGTTGCTGACCCGTCAGGTCCCGCCGGATGCGATCGTGTGGGGTGACGCGGTCCACCCAGGTCGCTGGTCTGGCCGTTAG
- a CDS encoding LysR family transcriptional regulator, translated as MDRLVADDLAAFAVFAAHRNFTHAAEELHVSQPSLHTRIRKLEQHLGRRLYTKHGRQLRLTKTGEQLAAFANDTRRRVDAFLSTLDVGPRRPLVLAAGSGAYLYLLGDAIRRYLDKGNQLRLVTADSRATVTAVRDGSADLGVTALGIPPDDLECERIAQYPQMLAVRPSHRLAGRRSVRLKDLEGEALVVPPKTRPHRRALERALLDQGVRWSVAVEAEGWDLLVQFVRLGVGPAIVNGSVRTTTAVRTVPVKDLPPVRYYLITCRDRPDDERLDMLRRMLL; from the coding sequence ATGGACCGATTGGTGGCCGACGACCTGGCGGCGTTCGCGGTGTTCGCCGCGCATCGCAACTTCACCCACGCCGCCGAGGAGTTGCACGTCAGCCAGCCGTCCCTGCACACCCGGATCCGCAAGCTGGAGCAGCACCTCGGCCGGCGGCTGTACACCAAGCACGGCAGGCAGTTGCGGCTCACCAAGACGGGTGAACAGCTGGCCGCTTTCGCCAACGACACCAGGCGCCGCGTGGACGCGTTCCTCAGCACGCTCGACGTCGGACCCCGCCGCCCCCTCGTCCTCGCGGCCGGCTCGGGCGCGTACCTCTACCTGCTCGGTGACGCGATCCGGCGGTACCTGGACAAGGGCAACCAACTCCGCCTCGTCACCGCCGACTCCCGGGCCACCGTCACCGCGGTCCGGGACGGCTCGGCTGATCTCGGGGTCACCGCGCTCGGGATCCCACCGGACGACCTGGAGTGCGAGCGGATCGCGCAGTACCCACAGATGCTCGCGGTCCGGCCGAGTCACCGGCTCGCCGGGCGCCGCAGTGTCCGGCTGAAGGACCTCGAAGGAGAGGCGCTGGTGGTTCCGCCGAAGACGCGGCCGCATCGGCGTGCACTGGAACGCGCCCTGCTCGATCAGGGCGTGCGGTGGTCCGTCGCGGTCGAGGCGGAAGGCTGGGACCTGCTGGTGCAGTTCGTCCGGCTCGGGGTGGGACCGGCGATCGTGAACGGGTCCGTCCGGACGACGACCGCGGTACGGACCGTGCCGGTGAAGGACCTGCCGCCGGTGCGTTACTACCTGATCACCTGTCGCGACCGGCCCGACGACGAGCGGCTGGATATGCTGCGGAGAATGCTGCTGTGA
- a CDS encoding zinc-binding dehydrogenase has translation MTASVYELVRPGAGRLVPQQVPSPGHDQVVVRVHTVGVCASDLPTWAGEQPAYPVQLGHEPVGEVIAAGAGAGIAIGALVGGRIFPSFATYALADAADVVVIPAGVDPAVALPEPVGCVVEGYRRTPLAPGASVAVIGGGFMGLVMVQLLASSLVSDLIVVDPRADARAAAAACGADRVYEPATVPDGLRYHLDSQETAGVDVVIEVSGSQAGLDLAGDLVRPHGVLSILGYHQGARQVNLQDWNWKALEVVNAHVRDRRLLREATLAGLRLQQSGRLDLRQLVTHRFPADRIDEAFETLRSKPHGFIKSVVDLG, from the coding sequence ATGACCGCATCCGTCTACGAGCTCGTCCGGCCCGGCGCGGGGCGGCTCGTCCCTCAGCAGGTCCCCAGTCCGGGCCACGACCAGGTGGTCGTCCGGGTCCACACCGTCGGTGTGTGCGCCAGTGACCTTCCGACCTGGGCCGGTGAGCAGCCGGCGTACCCGGTTCAACTCGGGCACGAACCGGTTGGCGAGGTGATCGCAGCGGGCGCGGGCGCGGGGATCGCGATCGGAGCGCTGGTCGGTGGCAGGATCTTCCCGTCGTTCGCGACCTACGCGCTCGCCGACGCGGCCGACGTCGTGGTGATCCCGGCGGGCGTCGATCCCGCGGTCGCCCTGCCCGAGCCAGTGGGTTGCGTCGTCGAGGGATACCGGCGGACGCCGCTCGCGCCCGGGGCGTCGGTCGCCGTGATCGGCGGCGGATTCATGGGGCTGGTCATGGTTCAGCTGCTGGCGTCGTCGCTGGTGTCGGACCTGATCGTCGTCGACCCGCGTGCCGATGCCCGGGCCGCCGCGGCGGCGTGCGGCGCCGATCGGGTGTACGAGCCGGCCACCGTGCCGGACGGTCTTCGCTACCACCTCGACAGCCAAGAGACTGCCGGCGTCGACGTCGTCATCGAGGTGTCCGGGTCACAGGCCGGACTGGATCTGGCCGGTGACCTGGTCCGCCCGCACGGCGTGCTGTCGATCCTCGGCTATCACCAGGGCGCGCGGCAGGTGAATCTTCAGGACTGGAACTGGAAGGCCCTCGAGGTGGTGAACGCCCACGTCCGGGACCGGCGGCTGTTGCGCGAGGCGACTCTCGCCGGGCTGCGCCTGCAACAGTCCGGCCGGCTCGACCTGCGCCAGCTGGTCACGCATCGTTTCCCTGCCGATCGGATCGACGAGGCGTTCGAGACGCTGCGCAGCAAGCCGCACGGGTTCATCAAGTCCGTCGTCGATCTCGGCTGA
- a CDS encoding carbohydrate ABC transporter permease: MNRPNASTRISAYTALVVVAIISLVPLVWVLLQSLRTSNATSLDPFAFEWPPVVRNYATAWNQAHFSQYLLNSAVVAVGTIALVLAVAFPAAYALTVLKLRLSSPVFYTFLLGLMIPVWSVVIPLFFQLRNMGLINTRLGAVLVETALGIPFAIFLLRASLRDLPYELIEAARIDGAGDLRTLWSIVRPLLSPALQAVVILQFMTSWNELVVPLFFLQTDDVRTLPIGLTFFQGRFTTDTSVLAAGTTLAALPVLIIYVILNRQFIQGLTAGATK; encoded by the coding sequence ATGAACCGCCCCAACGCCTCGACCAGGATCTCGGCCTACACGGCGCTGGTGGTCGTCGCGATCATCTCCCTGGTCCCGCTCGTCTGGGTCCTGCTGCAGTCGTTGCGGACGTCGAACGCCACCTCACTGGACCCGTTCGCCTTCGAATGGCCGCCGGTCGTCCGCAACTACGCAACCGCGTGGAACCAGGCGCATTTCTCGCAGTACCTGCTGAACAGCGCGGTGGTCGCCGTGGGCACGATCGCCCTGGTCCTCGCCGTCGCGTTCCCGGCCGCCTACGCGTTGACCGTGCTGAAGCTCCGGCTGAGCTCACCGGTGTTCTACACCTTCCTGCTCGGGCTGATGATCCCGGTCTGGTCGGTGGTCATCCCGCTGTTCTTCCAGTTACGCAACATGGGACTGATCAACACCCGCCTCGGTGCCGTCCTGGTCGAGACCGCACTGGGTATCCCGTTCGCGATCTTCCTGCTCCGTGCGAGTCTGCGCGACCTGCCGTACGAACTGATCGAGGCGGCCCGGATCGATGGCGCCGGCGACCTGCGGACGCTCTGGTCGATCGTCCGGCCGCTGCTCAGCCCGGCTCTGCAGGCGGTCGTGATCCTGCAGTTCATGACCTCGTGGAACGAGTTGGTCGTGCCGCTGTTCTTCCTGCAGACCGACGACGTCCGTACTCTTCCGATCGGCCTGACCTTCTTCCAGGGCCGCTTCACCACCGACACCTCGGTACTGGCTGCCGGCACCACGCTCGCGGCGCTGCCCGTGCTGATCATCTACGTCATCCTCAACCGCCAGTTCATCCAGGGCCTGACCGCAGGAGCCACCAAATGA
- a CDS encoding carbohydrate ABC transporter permease, which produces MSASTSLERPTVLAPPGTAPDRRRHRDGRAGVLGYWLVLPAATIYAVFTLWPIVQTAYLSFTDWNGLSPAKSFVAFDNYRELAGDRRFFSALLHNLEWVAGSWLAQGFGLLLAALLSASWIRARTFFRTVFFVPATMSLVVVGIAWNQIYRPDTGVLAATLEAAGLPSAGWLSDQHTAMPAVIATANWTYYGFAMVILLGGLQSIDRSLYEAAAVDGAGAVRQFVHITLPGIRNQITLLVVLSFINTLKTFDLVYIMTNGGPGRATEVVAYYIYSLAFVTHQVGYGAAAAVVLTLIILAITIVFLRLRERSER; this is translated from the coding sequence GTGAGCGCATCCACTTCGCTCGAGCGGCCGACCGTACTGGCGCCGCCGGGCACGGCACCTGACCGCCGTCGTCACCGCGACGGCCGCGCCGGCGTCCTCGGCTACTGGCTGGTGCTGCCGGCGGCCACGATCTACGCCGTGTTCACGCTGTGGCCGATCGTGCAGACCGCCTATCTGAGCTTCACCGACTGGAACGGGCTGTCACCGGCGAAGTCGTTCGTGGCCTTCGACAACTATCGGGAGCTGGCCGGCGACCGGCGATTCTTCAGCGCCCTGCTGCACAACCTCGAATGGGTCGCGGGCAGTTGGCTGGCGCAGGGCTTCGGGTTACTGCTCGCGGCCCTGCTGTCCGCGTCCTGGATCCGGGCCCGCACGTTCTTCCGTACGGTGTTCTTCGTTCCGGCCACGATGTCGCTGGTCGTGGTCGGGATCGCGTGGAACCAGATCTACCGGCCCGACACCGGCGTCCTGGCCGCCACCCTCGAAGCCGCCGGGCTGCCCAGCGCCGGTTGGCTGTCCGATCAACACACCGCCATGCCGGCCGTGATCGCCACGGCCAACTGGACGTACTACGGCTTCGCGATGGTGATTCTGCTCGGCGGACTGCAATCGATCGACCGCAGCCTGTACGAGGCGGCCGCGGTCGACGGGGCTGGGGCGGTTCGCCAGTTCGTCCACATCACGCTGCCCGGGATCCGCAACCAGATCACGCTGCTCGTCGTGCTGTCGTTCATCAACACCCTGAAGACCTTCGACCTCGTCTACATCATGACCAACGGAGGTCCGGGCCGCGCGACCGAGGTCGTTGCCTACTACATCTACTCGCTGGCGTTCGTGACCCATCAGGTCGGGTACGGCGCTGCCGCCGCCGTGGTCCTGACCCTGATCATCCTGGCGATCACCATCGTCTTCCTGCGGCTGCGGGAAAGGAGCGAACGATGA
- a CDS encoding ABC transporter substrate-binding protein has protein sequence MIPRSPRSTLRRFAAPAAATTLALGIAACGTTTGGGSTEDGAAVGEKATLTVVSQFGDNAALQPVLKKLNEEYQARHPEVSVNLQFLSADDEQKTLPTSLASGSGPDIFDYDAAESGLGELATNGLVAPLDKYADKYRWAEKMESTVLDRATYDGKRYGVPRSSEAVGLFYNRTLFAKYGVSAPTTYAAFLAAAEKLKAAGVTPVAFGNKDQWPSSHLIGAAIHANTPADTIRSLESLGGTATWGDATVRASMDLARSWVAKGYLTRNFNGVTFDDAFKSFYTGQAGMFVEGTGVTPDILQNASSPGDFAFVSFPMVASSLQQQAEGGVGGAWSISASSKAADIAADWIDFVHFSDTAEAAWLTAGVLPTSTFDTSKVDVAPLLQQNVDVVRAAQNGGGIGAWTGYTSSPLVTEAWNGAAQQFLDGSRDSATFAATLDDALSQARKKK, from the coding sequence ATGATTCCGCGCTCTCCGCGTAGCACGCTGCGACGTTTCGCCGCACCGGCCGCCGCGACGACCCTGGCCCTCGGCATCGCGGCCTGCGGTACCACGACCGGCGGCGGCAGCACCGAAGACGGCGCCGCCGTCGGCGAGAAGGCCACCTTGACCGTGGTGTCGCAGTTCGGCGACAACGCTGCGCTGCAGCCGGTCCTGAAGAAGCTCAACGAGGAGTACCAGGCCAGACATCCCGAGGTCAGCGTCAACCTGCAGTTCCTCTCCGCCGACGACGAGCAGAAGACGCTGCCGACCTCGCTGGCGTCCGGATCCGGACCCGACATCTTCGACTACGACGCCGCCGAGTCGGGGCTCGGGGAACTCGCGACCAACGGGCTCGTCGCGCCGCTGGACAAGTACGCCGACAAGTACCGCTGGGCCGAGAAGATGGAGTCCACGGTCCTCGACCGGGCCACGTACGACGGCAAGCGGTACGGCGTCCCGCGGTCGAGCGAGGCGGTCGGACTGTTCTACAACAGGACCCTCTTCGCGAAGTACGGCGTATCGGCGCCGACGACGTACGCCGCGTTCCTCGCTGCTGCCGAGAAGCTGAAAGCGGCCGGTGTCACGCCGGTCGCGTTCGGGAACAAGGACCAGTGGCCGTCGTCGCATCTGATCGGTGCCGCGATCCATGCGAACACGCCGGCCGACACGATCCGCTCGCTGGAGTCGCTCGGCGGGACCGCGACCTGGGGTGACGCGACGGTCCGCGCGTCGATGGACCTCGCGCGGTCCTGGGTGGCGAAGGGCTACCTGACCCGCAACTTCAACGGCGTCACGTTCGACGACGCGTTCAAGTCCTTCTACACCGGACAGGCCGGCATGTTCGTGGAAGGCACTGGAGTCACCCCGGACATCCTGCAGAACGCAAGCAGTCCCGGCGACTTCGCCTTCGTCTCGTTCCCGATGGTCGCCAGTTCGCTCCAGCAGCAGGCCGAGGGCGGCGTCGGCGGAGCCTGGTCGATCTCGGCGTCGTCCAAGGCGGCCGACATCGCGGCGGACTGGATCGACTTCGTTCACTTCTCCGACACCGCCGAGGCTGCCTGGCTGACGGCCGGGGTGCTGCCGACCTCGACGTTCGACACCAGCAAGGTCGATGTCGCGCCGCTCCTGCAGCAGAACGTCGACGTCGTCCGGGCCGCGCAAAACGGCGGCGGCATCGGGGCGTGGACGGGCTACACCTCCAGCCCCCTGGTCACCGAGGCGTGGAACGGCGCCGCCCAGCAGTTCCTCGACGGCAGCCGGGACTCCGCGACCTTCGCCGCCACGCTCGACGACGCACTCTCCCAGGCACGCAAGAAGAAGTAG
- a CDS encoding Gfo/Idh/MocA family protein: MIRVGIIGARGVGAIHAAVLAALPEVEVTTIAGTTPASAAAAARRLGVPRWTADLTELVSKVDAVHVCSPNDQHFEAVRLALAAGKHVLCEKPLTLTPDQADVLAATALQHGGITAVAYNYRYSVLVPRLRRLVSDGRLGEVHTIRASYLQAWGLEGRQSWRSDPARTGRSRVLSDIGVHLLDLVEFVGDTHFEALNTTFTGLSRTDPRCDDVAMATARSGDGIGLSFVASQISAGHANSLTISVDGRSASAEWSLTDAEVVTVSAAVPGLRTDVHAPASVAGEFWRAEPSPDSARRALFTDFYSAVATGTRPSRLPTFADGARHVRIVAAASEALTSRPQGGNDDSALSA, encoded by the coding sequence ATGATCCGGGTCGGCATCATCGGCGCCCGCGGCGTCGGGGCCATCCATGCGGCCGTCCTGGCCGCGTTGCCCGAGGTCGAGGTGACGACGATCGCCGGTACGACGCCTGCGTCCGCCGCAGCGGCGGCCCGCCGGCTGGGCGTGCCGCGGTGGACGGCCGATCTCACCGAACTCGTCAGCAAGGTCGACGCCGTCCACGTCTGCTCACCCAACGACCAGCATTTCGAGGCCGTCCGGCTGGCACTTGCCGCCGGCAAGCATGTCTTGTGTGAGAAGCCGCTGACGCTGACTCCGGACCAGGCCGACGTTCTCGCCGCGACCGCACTGCAGCACGGCGGCATCACGGCAGTGGCCTACAACTACCGCTATTCGGTCCTCGTGCCGCGGCTGCGGAGACTGGTGTCCGACGGCCGGCTCGGTGAGGTGCACACGATCCGCGCCAGCTATCTGCAGGCTTGGGGCCTGGAGGGCCGGCAGTCCTGGCGCTCCGACCCGGCGCGCACCGGCCGCTCCAGGGTGCTGAGCGACATCGGGGTCCACCTGCTCGACCTGGTCGAGTTCGTCGGCGACACCCACTTCGAGGCGCTGAACACGACGTTCACCGGGCTCAGCCGGACGGATCCTCGCTGCGACGACGTGGCGATGGCCACCGCGCGGAGCGGCGACGGTATCGGCTTGTCGTTCGTGGCATCCCAGATCTCGGCCGGTCACGCGAACTCCTTGACCATCTCCGTCGACGGCCGGTCCGCGTCGGCCGAATGGTCACTGACGGATGCCGAGGTGGTCACCGTCTCCGCAGCCGTTCCCGGACTCCGCACCGACGTCCACGCGCCTGCCTCCGTAGCGGGCGAGTTCTGGCGCGCGGAGCCGTCACCCGACAGCGCGCGGCGCGCACTGTTCACCGACTTCTATTCCGCGGTCGCGACCGGCACCCGTCCGTCGCGTCTACCGACCTTCGCCGACGGAGCCCGCCACGTACGCATCGTGGCAGCGGCCTCCGAGGCGCTCACCAGCCGGCCCCAAGGAGGCAATGATGATTCCGCGCTCTCCGCGTAG
- a CDS encoding ROK family transcriptional regulator, whose amino-acid sequence MDEDVITTSSPSSAAILAAIRDAGGVSRADLAARTGLSKAIVSERVRWLVESGLVEETGANASTGGRRGTALSLNRSRGVVAAAEVAMTHIQVTVYSLAHELLWEERVPVSMRQGPGVVLGELEEAIGRGLAATEAHLPLCGIGVGIAGPVEFETGRTIHPPVHPDWHDQPVRDRLQDRFGVPARVDNEVNLMALAERTVGKGREVRDLLVIKLGSWVGAGLISNGKLHRGAQGSAGSLVTSQGGDQIAEQAELLAKSGRSPRLAAAVEAGQEITAQLVVECAQRGDAACRELLDKAAEHIGQVLSVVVDFFNPATIVVTGRMAAGNDLLARIRETIYGRSLALATRDLQIVPSALGDEAASLGAALMIIDEITSAQLLTRTAVQLSGSLR is encoded by the coding sequence GTGGACGAAGATGTCATCACGACCTCGTCGCCGAGTTCCGCGGCGATTCTCGCGGCGATTCGCGATGCCGGCGGGGTGTCGCGGGCCGACCTGGCCGCGCGCACCGGGCTGAGCAAGGCGATCGTGTCCGAGCGGGTGCGTTGGCTGGTCGAGTCCGGTCTGGTCGAAGAGACCGGGGCGAACGCGAGCACCGGCGGCCGCCGGGGTACGGCGTTGTCGCTGAACCGCAGCCGAGGCGTGGTGGCGGCGGCCGAGGTCGCGATGACCCACATCCAGGTCACGGTCTACTCGCTCGCCCATGAACTGCTGTGGGAGGAGCGTGTCCCGGTCTCGATGCGGCAGGGCCCCGGCGTCGTACTCGGTGAGCTGGAGGAGGCGATCGGGCGCGGCCTGGCGGCGACCGAGGCGCACCTGCCGTTGTGTGGGATCGGCGTCGGCATCGCTGGACCGGTGGAGTTCGAGACCGGGCGGACGATTCATCCGCCGGTGCATCCGGACTGGCACGACCAGCCGGTGCGGGACCGGTTGCAGGATCGCTTCGGCGTGCCGGCTCGGGTCGACAACGAAGTGAATCTGATGGCGCTGGCCGAGCGCACCGTGGGCAAGGGCCGCGAGGTCCGCGACCTGCTGGTGATCAAGCTGGGTTCGTGGGTCGGCGCCGGCCTGATCTCGAACGGCAAGTTGCACCGGGGCGCGCAAGGCAGCGCCGGAAGTCTGGTCACCTCCCAGGGCGGCGACCAGATCGCCGAGCAGGCGGAACTGCTGGCGAAGTCCGGCCGCAGCCCCCGCCTCGCGGCGGCCGTCGAGGCCGGACAGGAGATCACTGCCCAACTTGTCGTCGAGTGCGCGCAGCGGGGCGACGCCGCCTGCCGCGAATTGCTCGACAAGGCCGCCGAGCACATCGGCCAGGTGCTGTCCGTGGTGGTCGACTTCTTCAACCCGGCCACGATCGTCGTCACGGGCCGGATGGCGGCCGGCAACGACCTGCTGGCCCGGATCCGCGAGACCATCTACGGCCGGTCCCTCGCGCTGGCCACCCGCGACCTGCAGATCGTCCCGTCCGCGCTCGGCGACGAGGCGGCCAGCCTCGGCGCCGCGCTGATGATCATCGACGAGATCACCAGCGCCCAACTCCTGACCCGCACCGCGGTCCAACTGTCCGGGTCACTCCGATGA
- a CDS encoding ZIP family metal transporter, whose translation MLTALLWGLAGGSTLVVGSLIGCFAQLPRRVTAAVMAIGAGVLIASVAYELVGEAADTGSLAAVSLGLGFGSLAFFVGDVLISRSGGSDRKRSSLPTRAGTAAAGSAGAALALGALLDGIPESAAIGITLLEGGAPSTAFIVAVALSNLPEGLSSSVGMRQRGHSVRFILLIWVGIAVASGLAAAVGYAAMGDASPATTAFVLSFAAGAVLTMLASTMLPEAVQEGGPMVGLLTTAGFLAAVLLDRL comes from the coding sequence GTGCTGACGGCGTTGCTCTGGGGGTTGGCCGGTGGCTCGACGCTGGTCGTCGGGTCGCTCATCGGTTGCTTCGCCCAACTCCCCCGGCGAGTGACCGCCGCGGTGATGGCGATCGGCGCCGGCGTCCTGATCGCGTCGGTCGCGTACGAACTGGTCGGCGAGGCGGCGGACACCGGCAGCCTCGCCGCGGTCAGCCTCGGCCTCGGATTCGGCAGCCTGGCCTTCTTCGTCGGCGACGTGCTGATCAGCCGATCCGGCGGCTCCGACCGCAAACGCTCCAGCCTGCCGACGAGAGCCGGTACCGCCGCCGCCGGTTCAGCCGGGGCCGCGTTGGCGCTCGGCGCTCTGCTCGACGGGATCCCCGAATCCGCCGCGATCGGCATCACCCTGCTCGAAGGCGGCGCGCCCAGTACGGCGTTCATCGTCGCGGTCGCGTTGTCCAACCTGCCCGAGGGACTGTCCTCGTCGGTGGGGATGCGTCAGCGCGGCCACTCGGTCCGGTTCATCCTGCTGATCTGGGTCGGCATCGCCGTCGCGTCGGGGCTGGCGGCCGCCGTCGGGTACGCCGCGATGGGCGACGCCTCGCCCGCGACCACGGCCTTCGTCCTGTCGTTCGCGGCCGGCGCCGTGCTCACCATGCTCGCGTCCACGATGCTCCCCGAAGCGGTCCAGGAAGGCGGCCCGATGGTCGGCCTGCTCACCACCGCCGGCTTCCTCGCCGCCGTCCTCCTCGACCGGCTCTAG